A region of Streptomyces sp. NBC_01267 DNA encodes the following proteins:
- a CDS encoding nucleobase:cation symporter-2 family protein, with the protein MAAEPRFRNDAAAVSVDAEPSGGPETSVKHPVDEVLPPVRMFTSGLQHVAAMYAGVVAPPMIVGPAVGLSAKETAFLVGASLFTAGIATLLQTLGFWRVGARLPFVNGVSFAGVTPMIAIGKGRGHDGIAVILGAIIVASVLGFLLAPYFSKLVRFFPPVVTGTVITLIGVSLLPVAFGWAQGTQGAADYGSMKNIGMAALTLVIVLALRKLLRGFFQQIAILLGLVIGTVIAIPMGMTSFDAMRDADPIGFPTPFHFGAPQFEVSAIVSMCIVMLVCMTESTADMLALGKIVGRPADERTIEGGLRADTIGSLVSQFFNGFMASAFAQNIGLVAMTKVRSRYVVATGGGILILLGLCPMAASAIALVPLPVLGGAGVVLFGSVAASGVQTLASAAMEKGENALIVATALGIGLIPIAAPDFYQAFPKDVLVVLDSGISTGCVVAIVLNLAFNHLGAGKSVEEPEQQAVPEAAAAIR; encoded by the coding sequence GTGGCCGCCGAGCCCAGGTTTCGCAATGATGCAGCAGCCGTATCCGTCGACGCGGAACCGTCCGGAGGGCCTGAGACCTCCGTGAAGCATCCGGTCGACGAAGTCCTTCCGCCCGTCAGGATGTTCACCAGCGGCCTCCAGCATGTGGCCGCCATGTACGCGGGAGTTGTCGCCCCGCCGATGATCGTGGGCCCCGCCGTGGGGCTCAGCGCCAAGGAGACCGCCTTCCTCGTCGGGGCGAGTCTGTTCACCGCGGGTATCGCGACCCTGCTCCAGACCCTCGGGTTCTGGCGGGTCGGCGCCCGGCTGCCGTTCGTCAACGGTGTCTCGTTTGCCGGTGTCACGCCGATGATCGCCATCGGCAAGGGCCGGGGACACGACGGCATCGCGGTCATCCTCGGCGCGATCATCGTCGCGAGCGTGCTGGGGTTCCTGCTCGCCCCGTACTTCAGCAAGCTGGTCCGCTTCTTCCCGCCCGTCGTCACCGGTACCGTCATCACCCTCATAGGGGTCTCGCTGCTGCCGGTCGCCTTCGGATGGGCCCAGGGCACCCAGGGAGCGGCGGACTACGGCTCGATGAAGAACATAGGGATGGCCGCCCTCACCCTGGTCATCGTGCTGGCCCTGCGGAAACTGCTCCGCGGCTTCTTCCAGCAGATAGCCATCCTGCTCGGCCTGGTGATCGGTACGGTCATCGCGATACCGATGGGCATGACCAGCTTCGACGCGATGCGCGACGCCGACCCGATCGGGTTCCCGACGCCCTTCCACTTCGGCGCCCCGCAGTTCGAGGTCTCCGCGATCGTCTCGATGTGCATCGTGATGCTGGTCTGTATGACCGAGTCGACCGCGGACATGCTGGCGCTCGGCAAGATCGTCGGCCGTCCCGCCGACGAGCGGACCATCGAGGGCGGGCTGCGCGCCGACACCATCGGCAGCCTGGTGAGCCAGTTCTTCAACGGCTTCATGGCGAGCGCCTTCGCGCAGAACATCGGCCTGGTCGCGATGACCAAGGTGCGCAGCCGCTACGTCGTCGCCACCGGCGGCGGGATCCTGATCCTGCTCGGCCTCTGTCCGATGGCCGCGTCGGCGATCGCCCTCGTACCGCTGCCGGTGCTGGGCGGCGCCGGGGTCGTGCTCTTCGGCTCGGTCGCGGCGAGCGGGGTGCAGACGCTGGCGAGCGCGGCCATGGAGAAGGGGGAGAACGCCCTGATCGTGGCGACCGCCCTCGGCATCGGGCTGATCCCGATAGCGGCGCCGGACTTCTACCAGGCCTTCCCGAAGGACGTTCTGGTGGTGCTCGACTCGGGCATCTCCACCGGATGTGTGGTGGCCATCGTGCTGAACCTGGCCTTCAACCATCTGGGTGCGGGGAAGAGCGTGGAGGAACCGGAGCAGCAGGCCGTACCGGAGGCGGCAGCCGCGATCCGCTGA
- a CDS encoding chitosanase, with translation MNAPHRTTPGRRKRIITRTVLGLALVAVPATAYAANAPAPQTSSHQVAAAATGLDDPAKKEIAMKLVSSAENSSLDWKAQYKYIEDIGDGRGYTAGIIGFCSGTGDMLDLVTLYTNREPGNPLAKYLPALKKVNGSDSHSGLGSAFESAWKTAAKDTVFQTAQNDERDRVYFDPAVKQGKADGIGTLGQFAYYDAIVMHGDGDDKTSFSSIRKRALAKAKTPAQGGNETTYLNAFLDARVWAMQQEEAHSDTSRVDTEQRVFLKNGNLGLNPPLSWKVYGDPYTIN, from the coding sequence GTGAACGCCCCCCACCGCACCACCCCTGGACGCCGCAAGAGGATCATCACCCGCACGGTGCTCGGCCTGGCCCTGGTGGCCGTACCCGCCACCGCGTACGCCGCCAACGCGCCTGCGCCGCAGACGAGTTCGCATCAGGTGGCCGCTGCGGCGACCGGACTCGACGACCCGGCGAAGAAGGAAATCGCCATGAAGCTGGTCTCCAGCGCGGAGAACTCCTCGCTGGACTGGAAGGCCCAGTACAAGTACATCGAGGACATCGGTGACGGTCGCGGCTACACCGCGGGCATCATCGGCTTCTGTTCCGGCACCGGGGACATGCTGGACCTGGTGACGCTGTACACGAACCGCGAGCCCGGCAACCCGCTCGCCAAGTACCTCCCCGCACTCAAGAAGGTCAACGGCTCCGACTCGCACTCGGGTCTCGGCTCGGCCTTCGAGAGCGCCTGGAAGACCGCGGCCAAGGACACGGTCTTCCAGACCGCGCAGAACGACGAGCGCGACCGCGTCTACTTCGACCCGGCCGTCAAGCAGGGCAAGGCGGACGGCATCGGAACCCTCGGCCAGTTCGCGTACTACGACGCGATCGTCATGCACGGTGACGGTGACGACAAGACCAGCTTCAGCTCCATCCGCAAGAGGGCTCTCGCCAAGGCCAAGACCCCGGCCCAGGGCGGCAACGAGACCACCTACCTCAACGCCTTCCTCGACGCCCGGGTCTGGGCGATGCAGCAGGAGGAGGCCCACAGCGACACCAGCCGCGTCGACACCGAGCAGCGCGTCTTCCTGAAGAACGGCAACCTCGGCCTGAACCCGCCGCTCAGCTGGAAGGTCTACGGGGACCCGTACACCATCAACTGA
- a CDS encoding alpha/beta fold hydrolase, protein MDDHSVVDVGDVRLAYRTWGDPFGAPVVLLHGLGGSSATWEATGQALGEEWRVYALDLRGHGESDWPDEYSFELMRDDVFGFLNELDLDRVGVVGHSMGGVVAYLLAQEHPDRVERLVLEETPPPFPSERPEPVHPDAPVDYDWNAVPAIKSQVRDPEPEWAERLDEIVAPTLLVTGGPDSSMPQDRIPDMAAKIPDSRMITIPVGHRVHELEPGQFSAAVSEFFTS, encoded by the coding sequence ATGGACGATCACTCTGTAGTCGATGTCGGCGACGTACGGCTGGCCTACCGGACCTGGGGCGACCCCTTCGGGGCGCCGGTGGTGCTGCTGCACGGTCTCGGCGGTTCCTCCGCGACCTGGGAGGCGACCGGGCAGGCACTCGGCGAGGAGTGGCGGGTGTACGCCCTTGACCTGCGCGGACATGGTGAGAGCGACTGGCCGGACGAGTACTCGTTCGAACTGATGCGGGACGATGTGTTCGGCTTCCTGAACGAGCTGGACCTGGACCGGGTCGGGGTCGTCGGGCACTCCATGGGCGGCGTCGTCGCGTATCTGCTCGCCCAGGAGCATCCGGACCGGGTGGAGCGGCTCGTACTGGAGGAGACCCCGCCGCCGTTCCCCAGCGAAAGGCCCGAGCCCGTCCACCCGGACGCGCCGGTCGACTACGACTGGAACGCCGTGCCCGCCATCAAGAGTCAGGTCCGGGATCCCGAACCGGAGTGGGCCGAACGGCTCGACGAGATCGTGGCACCGACCCTGCTCGTGACCGGCGGCCCGGACAGCTCCATGCCGCAGGACCGGATCCCCGACATGGCCGCGAAGATCCCGGACTCCCGGATGATCACGATCCCGGTCGGTCACCGGGTGCACGAGCTGGAGCCGGGGCAGTTCTCGGCGGCGGTCAGCGAGTTCTTCACCAGCTGA
- a CDS encoding TIGR03086 family metal-binding protein, with protein MSSRRRASLRRVNTYDLGPAARSVADLLDAIDDTQLSGPTPCPDYSVGELLAHVVGLTAAFRAAAEKDFGPATDTAPGTTKPVLEADWRTVLPRQLDEVAAAWRTPESREGQTRAGAVDLPAEVAGQVALNELVVHGWDLARATGQPYAVDDASLQVSYGLLKMMNQGGQTDIFGPAVAVPEGAPFIDRVIGSSGRSPEWRP; from the coding sequence ATGAGTTCTCGGCGGCGCGCCAGTCTGAGGCGTGTGAATACCTACGATCTCGGCCCCGCCGCCCGCTCCGTGGCAGACCTCCTCGACGCCATCGACGACACGCAGCTGTCCGGCCCCACTCCGTGCCCCGACTACTCCGTCGGGGAGCTCCTGGCCCATGTCGTCGGACTGACCGCGGCCTTCCGCGCCGCGGCGGAGAAGGACTTCGGGCCGGCCACCGACACCGCCCCCGGCACGACGAAACCCGTACTCGAAGCGGACTGGCGGACCGTACTTCCCAGGCAGCTCGACGAGGTCGCCGCCGCCTGGCGCACCCCGGAGTCGCGCGAAGGACAGACCAGGGCGGGGGCGGTCGACCTGCCCGCGGAGGTGGCCGGGCAGGTCGCCCTCAACGAACTGGTCGTGCACGGCTGGGACCTGGCCCGCGCGACCGGACAGCCGTACGCCGTGGACGACGCGAGCCTTCAGGTGTCGTACGGGCTGCTGAAGATGATGAACCAGGGCGGGCAGACAGACATCTTCGGCCCGGCGGTCGCGGTTCCCGAAGGGGCTCCGTTCATCGACCGGGTGATCGGTTCCAGCGGACGCAGCCCGGAGTGGCGGCCGTAG
- a CDS encoding glycosyl hydrolase family 18 protein gives MVEHRSFGSFRRRTATSLIAVLGLLLALLSLQATPAHAAGKLTATFTSADNGPWWKGTYILHNDGDTAVTGWSLEFDLPSGVAISSSYNGTVTTQGSHITAVNAAYNGTVAAHSTTEPYSFWFVATGPITAPDGCRINGDKCDGSADAPPTAPGGLKQTDVTAHTATLSWTASAAGDFPVASYDILAGGTVVGSATAATSGTVTGLTPATAYSFTVRAKDTRGNVSAQSPPLAVTTVDPASDTSPPTAPGALHSTGVDSSSVTLAWTAATDNQRVAAYDIYRGSALATTVSGTTTTATVGGLSPSTSYTFTVKARDPADNASPASNTLTVKTDDIVGSGKYAKVGYFVQWGIYGRQYFVKNLQDSGAASKLNVLNYSFENIDPTNLTCMNGVTKGTTADPEDPDQGTGAGDADADYARPMSAAQSVDGVADDGWGKLRGNFNQLKKLKALHPDLKILVSLGGWTYSKYFSDVAATEASRQKFVSSCIDMYIKGNLPEYSGAGGPGTAAGIFDGFDIDWEWPGTDTGHPGNHWSADDKGNLTLLLAEFRKQMDALGGGHRLLTAFTPADPQKISDGWDLTKVFDSLDVANVQGYDFHGSGSDNSWEPDRTGDQANLYADDGDPYGFHFSVDAAVKAYTDAGVEPRKLTVGIPFYGRGWQNVTDGGANGEWQSAGGAAPGQFAEEAGTRGYANLIGAFPTMTIHHDEQSVSTYGYTGNQWWSFDDTWSIGKKTAYVKDKGLLGVMIWEMSGDTPQGTLMGALDTGLK, from the coding sequence ATGGTCGAGCACAGATCGTTCGGATCATTCAGACGCAGAACGGCGACATCCCTGATCGCCGTTCTCGGACTCCTACTCGCGCTGCTGTCCCTCCAGGCGACGCCCGCCCACGCGGCCGGCAAGCTGACGGCCACCTTCACCAGCGCGGACAACGGGCCCTGGTGGAAAGGGACCTACATCCTGCACAACGACGGCGACACCGCCGTGACCGGCTGGTCCCTGGAATTCGACCTGCCCTCCGGAGTGGCCATCAGCTCCTCGTACAACGGGACGGTCACCACCCAGGGCAGTCACATCACCGCCGTCAACGCCGCCTACAACGGCACCGTCGCGGCGCACAGCACCACCGAGCCGTACAGCTTCTGGTTCGTCGCCACCGGCCCGATCACCGCACCGGACGGCTGCCGGATCAACGGTGACAAGTGCGACGGCTCGGCGGACGCACCGCCGACCGCGCCCGGCGGACTCAAGCAGACGGACGTGACCGCCCACACCGCGACGCTCTCCTGGACGGCGTCCGCGGCGGGGGACTTCCCCGTCGCCTCGTACGACATCCTCGCGGGCGGCACCGTCGTGGGCAGCGCCACCGCCGCGACCAGCGGCACCGTCACCGGGCTGACCCCCGCCACCGCGTACTCCTTCACCGTCCGGGCCAAGGACACCCGCGGCAATGTCTCGGCCCAGAGCCCGCCGCTGGCGGTGACCACCGTGGATCCGGCGAGTGACACGTCCCCGCCGACGGCGCCCGGGGCCCTGCACTCCACCGGCGTCGACTCCAGCAGCGTCACCCTGGCCTGGACCGCCGCGACGGACAACCAGCGCGTCGCCGCGTACGACATCTACCGTGGCTCCGCGCTCGCCACGACGGTCTCGGGAACCACCACCACGGCGACCGTCGGCGGACTGTCGCCCTCGACGTCGTACACCTTCACCGTCAAGGCCCGTGACCCGGCGGACAACGCCTCACCGGCGAGCAACACGCTCACCGTGAAGACCGACGACATCGTCGGCAGCGGCAAATACGCCAAGGTCGGATACTTCGTCCAGTGGGGCATCTACGGCAGGCAGTACTTCGTCAAGAATCTCCAGGACTCCGGTGCGGCCTCGAAGCTGAACGTCCTCAACTACTCCTTCGAGAACATCGATCCCACCAACCTCACCTGTATGAACGGCGTCACGAAGGGCACCACGGCCGACCCCGAGGATCCTGACCAGGGGACCGGAGCCGGTGACGCGGACGCCGACTACGCCCGTCCGATGAGCGCCGCCCAGTCCGTGGACGGCGTCGCCGACGACGGCTGGGGCAAACTGCGCGGCAACTTCAACCAGTTGAAGAAGCTCAAGGCCCTCCACCCGGACCTGAAGATCCTGGTCTCGCTCGGCGGCTGGACCTACTCGAAGTACTTCTCCGACGTGGCCGCCACCGAGGCGTCCCGGCAGAAGTTCGTCTCCTCGTGCATCGACATGTACATCAAGGGCAACCTGCCCGAGTACTCGGGCGCGGGCGGCCCCGGCACCGCCGCCGGGATCTTCGACGGCTTCGACATCGACTGGGAGTGGCCGGGCACCGACACCGGACACCCCGGCAACCACTGGTCCGCCGACGACAAGGGCAACCTGACGCTGCTCCTCGCCGAATTCCGCAAGCAGATGGACGCGTTGGGCGGCGGACACCGGCTGCTCACCGCGTTCACCCCGGCCGACCCGCAGAAGATCAGCGACGGCTGGGACCTGACCAAGGTCTTCGACTCCCTCGATGTGGCCAACGTCCAGGGGTACGACTTCCACGGCTCGGGCAGCGACAACTCCTGGGAACCGGACCGCACCGGCGACCAGGCCAACCTCTACGCGGACGACGGCGACCCGTACGGCTTCCACTTCAGCGTGGACGCGGCCGTCAAGGCGTACACCGACGCGGGCGTCGAGCCGAGAAAGCTGACAGTCGGCATCCCGTTCTACGGCCGTGGCTGGCAGAACGTCACCGACGGCGGGGCGAACGGTGAATGGCAGTCGGCGGGCGGCGCCGCGCCGGGACAGTTCGCGGAGGAGGCGGGAACCCGCGGCTACGCCAACCTGATCGGCGCCTTTCCGACGATGACGATCCACCACGACGAACAGTCGGTGTCCACCTACGGGTACACCGGAAACCAGTGGTGGTCCTTCGACGACACCTGGTCCATCGGCAAGAAGACGGCCTATGTGAAGGACAAGGGCCTGCTGGGCGTCATGATCTGGGAGATGTCCGGCGACACCCCGCAGGGGACGCTGATGGGGGCACTCGACACCGGGCTGAAGTAG
- the aceB gene encoding malate synthase A yields the protein MSAPAPSPLAIVDAEPLPRQDEVLTDAALAFVAELHRRFTPRRDELLARRGERRAEIARTSSLDFLTETASVRNDDSWKVAPAPAALNDRRVEITGPTDRKMTINALNSGAKVWLADFEDASAPTWENVVTGQLNLIDAYERKIDFTDPGTGKAYALKPADELATAVVRPRGWHLDERHLQRDGRAVPGALVDFGLYFFHNAQRLIELGKGPYFYLPKTESYLEARLWNEIFVFAQDYVGIPQGTVRATVLIETITAAYEMDEILYELRDHASGLNAGRWDYLFSIVKNFRDGGAKFVLPDRNLVTMTAPFMRAYTELLVRTCHKRGAHAIGGMAAFIPSRRDAEVNKVAFEKVKADKDREAGDGFDGSWVAHPDLVPIAMESFDAVLGEKPNQKERLREDVAVAPGDLIAVDSLDARPTYEGLVNAVQVGIRYIEAWLRGLGAVAIFNLMEDAATAEISRSQIWQWINADVVFENGERATAELARRIAAEELAAIRAETGDEAFAAGKWQQAHDLLLQVSLDEDYADFLTLPAYEQLR from the coding sequence ATGTCCGCACCAGCGCCGTCCCCGCTGGCCATCGTCGATGCCGAGCCCCTGCCCCGGCAGGACGAGGTCCTCACCGATGCGGCCCTGGCCTTCGTGGCCGAGCTGCACCGGCGGTTCACCCCCCGCCGTGACGAGCTGCTCGCCCGTCGCGGGGAGCGCCGCGCCGAGATCGCCCGTACGTCCTCGCTCGATTTCCTCACCGAAACCGCGAGTGTCCGTAACGACGACAGCTGGAAGGTCGCGCCGGCCCCGGCCGCGCTGAACGACCGCCGCGTCGAGATCACCGGCCCGACGGACCGCAAGATGACCATCAACGCCCTCAACTCGGGCGCGAAGGTCTGGCTCGCCGACTTCGAGGACGCGTCCGCCCCCACCTGGGAGAACGTCGTCACCGGCCAGCTCAATCTGATCGACGCCTACGAGCGGAAGATCGACTTCACCGACCCGGGGACCGGCAAGGCGTACGCCCTGAAGCCCGCCGACGAGCTCGCGACCGCCGTGGTCCGTCCGCGCGGCTGGCACCTCGACGAGCGGCACCTCCAGCGGGACGGCCGCGCGGTGCCCGGCGCTCTGGTCGACTTCGGCCTGTACTTCTTCCACAACGCCCAGCGCCTCATCGAGCTCGGCAAGGGCCCGTACTTCTACCTCCCGAAGACCGAGTCGTACCTGGAGGCGCGCCTCTGGAACGAGATCTTCGTCTTCGCGCAGGACTACGTCGGCATCCCGCAGGGCACCGTCCGCGCGACCGTGCTCATCGAGACGATCACGGCCGCGTACGAGATGGACGAGATCCTCTACGAGCTGCGCGACCACGCCTCCGGGCTGAACGCGGGCCGCTGGGACTACCTCTTCTCCATCGTCAAGAACTTCCGTGACGGCGGCGCCAAGTTCGTCCTGCCGGACCGCAACCTCGTGACGATGACCGCCCCGTTCATGCGCGCCTACACCGAACTCCTGGTGCGGACCTGCCACAAGCGCGGCGCGCACGCCATCGGCGGCATGGCGGCCTTCATCCCCTCCCGGCGCGACGCCGAGGTCAACAAGGTCGCCTTCGAGAAGGTCAAGGCCGACAAGGACCGCGAGGCGGGCGACGGCTTCGACGGCTCCTGGGTCGCCCACCCCGACCTGGTGCCGATCGCCATGGAGTCGTTCGACGCGGTGCTCGGCGAGAAGCCGAACCAGAAGGAACGGCTGCGCGAGGACGTCGCGGTCGCGCCCGGTGACCTCATCGCCGTCGACTCGCTGGACGCCCGTCCCACGTACGAGGGACTGGTCAACGCCGTGCAGGTCGGCATCCGTTACATCGAGGCCTGGCTGCGCGGCCTGGGCGCCGTCGCCATCTTCAACCTGATGGAGGACGCGGCGACGGCCGAGATCTCCCGCTCGCAGATCTGGCAGTGGATCAACGCGGACGTGGTCTTCGAGAACGGCGAGCGGGCCACCGCCGAGCTGGCCCGGAGGATCGCCGCGGAGGAACTGGCCGCGATCCGCGCCGAGACCGGAGACGAGGCGTTCGCGGCAGGCAAGTGGCAGCAGGCCCACGACCTGCTCCTCCAGGTCTCGCTGGACGAGGACTACGCGGACTTCCTGACGCTGCCCGCGTACGAGCAGCTGCGCTGA
- a CDS encoding nucleotidyltransferase family protein: protein MTRDTEGQEPVVAGLLLAAGGGRRLGGHPKALLEHRGRPLVEHAVRVLREGGCGPVHVVLGAASADVRERADLSGCVVTDNPRWEEGMGSSLRSGLASLAGSGADAALVLLVDQPGIGAAAVARVRAACRSSAGLAAASYGGERGHPVIFGADRWADVAATAVGDRGARAYLRAHREAITLVECSDVSQAYDIDTVDDLFHLE, encoded by the coding sequence ATGACACGTGACACGGAAGGCCAGGAGCCGGTGGTGGCCGGGCTGCTGCTCGCGGCGGGCGGCGGGCGGCGCCTGGGCGGGCACCCCAAGGCCCTGCTGGAACACCGCGGCCGGCCGCTGGTCGAGCACGCGGTCCGGGTGCTGCGGGAGGGCGGCTGTGGTCCGGTCCATGTGGTATTGGGTGCCGCGTCGGCCGACGTACGGGAACGGGCCGATCTGTCCGGATGCGTCGTCACCGACAACCCCCGGTGGGAGGAGGGCATGGGCTCGTCGCTGCGTTCCGGTCTGGCGTCGCTCGCCGGATCGGGTGCGGACGCGGCGCTCGTCCTGCTGGTGGACCAGCCGGGGATCGGCGCGGCGGCGGTGGCCCGGGTACGCGCCGCCTGCCGGTCGTCGGCCGGTCTCGCGGCGGCTTCGTACGGAGGCGAACGCGGCCATCCGGTGATCTTCGGGGCGGACCGCTGGGCGGACGTCGCGGCGACCGCGGTGGGCGACCGCGGGGCCCGCGCCTACCTCCGGGCGCACCGGGAGGCGATCACGCTCGTGGAGTGTTCCGATGTGTCCCAGGCGTACGACATCGACACCGTCGACGACCTGTTCCACTTGGAGTGA
- a CDS encoding DUF5955 family protein has translation MLRSVGQRCVTSSGEDPRVTELRSSISRLRRELAAHPARFPDRAIAEDELAVLDEMAQSGVPEILPLRRSLLLVAGAIGSVSALVVSLSEVRNAVELFGGTS, from the coding sequence TTGTTGCGAAGTGTGGGCCAGAGGTGTGTGACGAGCAGCGGCGAGGATCCGCGGGTGACGGAGCTGCGTTCCTCGATCTCCCGCCTCCGCCGTGAACTGGCCGCTCACCCGGCCCGGTTCCCGGACCGGGCGATCGCCGAGGACGAACTGGCGGTCCTGGACGAGATGGCGCAGAGCGGCGTACCGGAGATCCTGCCGCTGCGCCGGTCGCTGCTGCTGGTCGCGGGGGCGATCGGCTCGGTCAGCGCGCTGGTGGTCTCGCTCTCGGAAGTACGGAACGCGGTGGAACTCTTCGGCGGCACGTCCTGA
- a CDS encoding VOC family protein, whose translation MPVRRVVPDIPTDDMAASRDFYGLIGLREAMNQGWVMTLVSTTNPTAQVTFTTRDASAAVRPDLSVEVDDVDAVHAALVAAGAEIVHPLQNEEWGVRRFFVRDPNGKVVNVLSHLPAG comes from the coding sequence ATGCCGGTGCGCCGGGTGGTGCCCGACATCCCCACCGACGACATGGCGGCGAGCCGGGACTTCTACGGCCTCATCGGACTCCGGGAAGCCATGAACCAGGGCTGGGTGATGACGCTGGTCTCCACCACCAACCCCACCGCGCAGGTCACGTTCACCACCCGGGACGCGTCCGCCGCCGTCCGGCCCGACCTGTCGGTCGAGGTGGACGACGTGGACGCGGTCCACGCGGCCCTGGTCGCCGCCGGCGCCGAGATCGTGCACCCCTTGCAGAACGAGGAGTGGGGCGTACGACGGTTCTTCGTACGCGATCCGAACGGCAAGGTGGTCAATGTGCTGAGCCACCTGCCCGCCGGATGA
- a CDS encoding response regulator — translation MTIRLLLADDHPVVRAGLRAVLDTEPDFQVVAEASTAEQAVALAASGDFDVVLMDLQFGPGMHGSAATAAIVAVEGAPRVLVLTTYDTEADILAAVEAGASGYLLKDAPPEELAAAVRTAAAGRSALAPAVAHRLMDRMRTPGESLTRRELEVLQLVGDGLSNQQISKQLFLSQATVKSHLVHIYAKLGVDSRTSAVAAASARRLIRRAGGSAH, via the coding sequence ATGACGATCCGACTCCTGCTGGCCGACGACCACCCGGTGGTACGGGCGGGGCTGCGGGCCGTACTCGACACCGAACCGGACTTCCAGGTGGTGGCGGAGGCGTCGACGGCCGAACAGGCGGTCGCGCTGGCCGCTTCGGGGGACTTCGACGTCGTTCTCATGGACCTCCAGTTCGGACCGGGGATGCACGGATCGGCGGCGACGGCGGCCATCGTCGCCGTCGAAGGCGCGCCCCGGGTCCTGGTACTGACGACGTACGACACGGAGGCCGACATCCTGGCCGCGGTGGAGGCGGGAGCCAGCGGCTACCTGCTGAAGGACGCACCGCCCGAGGAACTGGCCGCGGCGGTACGGACGGCGGCGGCGGGCCGCTCGGCGCTGGCGCCCGCAGTCGCGCACCGGCTGATGGACCGGATGCGCACCCCGGGCGAGTCCCTCACCCGCCGGGAGCTGGAGGTCCTCCAACTGGTCGGGGACGGCCTGTCCAACCAGCAGATCAGCAAGCAGCTCTTCCTCAGCCAGGCGACCGTGAAGTCCCATCTGGTGCACATCTACGCGAAGTTGGGCGTGGACTCCCGGACCTCCGCGGTCGCGGCGGCCTCCGCGCGACGGCTCATCCGGCGGGCAGGTGGCTCAGCACATTGA
- a CDS encoding sensor histidine kinase: MDARSLTPAPVVLRVCLHLLVAGLLALAAVRAIADHAANAPAVVVAAAVMGAVYAAGTVWPSVQTSRRAAAVWLGLLGLAWLALLVVSPDGLWTAFPLYFLQLHLLPVRWSVPAVVVTAGAAIASYVGHSGAMNPGAFIGPLLGAAVAVATVLGYQMLYRESENRRQLIEELIATRAELADAERAAGTLAERERLAREIHDTLAQGLSSIQLLLRAAGRTLPADAPASAHIEQARQAAQDNLAEARRFVRELSPPALAHGSLAAALDRLCAGSPGPRVRFSTSGTPVALPTPYEVALLRIAQSALANTVRHAGASRAEITLSFMDTAVALDVVDDGSGFDPLHATSDEGGFGLPAMRSRAESLGGTFAVESTPGQGTAVAVTLPLPVAEGASA, encoded by the coding sequence ATGGATGCCCGCTCCCTCACCCCTGCCCCGGTAGTCCTGCGCGTCTGCCTCCACCTGCTGGTGGCCGGCCTGCTGGCGCTCGCCGCTGTGCGCGCAATCGCCGATCACGCGGCGAACGCGCCCGCGGTGGTGGTGGCCGCCGCGGTCATGGGTGCGGTCTACGCGGCGGGCACGGTGTGGCCGTCCGTCCAGACCTCCCGCCGGGCGGCGGCCGTCTGGCTCGGTCTGCTGGGCCTGGCCTGGCTGGCGCTGCTGGTGGTCTCCCCGGACGGGCTGTGGACCGCGTTCCCGCTCTACTTCCTCCAGTTGCATCTGCTGCCGGTGCGCTGGTCGGTTCCGGCTGTCGTGGTCACCGCGGGCGCGGCGATCGCTTCGTACGTGGGCCACAGCGGGGCGATGAACCCGGGCGCCTTCATCGGACCGCTGCTGGGAGCGGCGGTCGCCGTGGCCACCGTCCTCGGCTATCAGATGCTCTACCGGGAGAGCGAGAACCGCCGGCAGCTGATCGAGGAGCTGATCGCGACCCGCGCCGAGCTCGCCGACGCCGAACGGGCCGCGGGCACGCTCGCCGAGCGCGAGCGGCTCGCCCGCGAGATCCATGACACGCTCGCGCAGGGCCTCTCGTCGATCCAGCTGCTGCTGCGCGCCGCCGGGCGCACCCTGCCCGCGGACGCCCCGGCATCGGCCCATATCGAGCAGGCCCGCCAGGCGGCGCAGGACAACCTCGCCGAGGCCCGCCGGTTCGTACGGGAGCTGTCGCCGCCCGCCCTGGCGCACGGTTCGCTCGCCGCCGCGCTGGACCGGCTCTGTGCGGGCAGTCCCGGGCCGCGGGTGCGTTTCTCCACCAGCGGCACACCGGTCGCGCTGCCCACCCCGTACGAGGTGGCCCTGTTGCGCATCGCCCAGTCGGCGCTCGCCAACACCGTCCGGCACGCGGGGGCGTCCCGCGCCGAGATCACCCTGAGTTTCATGGACACCGCGGTCGCACTGGACGTCGTCGACGACGGTTCCGGCTTCGACCCGCTGCACGCCACATCCGACGAGGGCGGATTCGGGCTGCCCGCGATGCGCTCGCGCGCCGAGTCGCTCGGCGGTACCTTCGCCGTCGAGTCCACACCGGGCCAGGGCACAGCCGTCGCGGTCACCCTGCCGCTGCCCGTCGCCGAAGGGGCGTCCGCATGA